GCCGATCAGCTGAACCTGGGTGGCCTCGAGATCGCGTTGAAGAACCAGGGTGTGGACGCAGTACGCGGCAAAGCCGCGGTGAACTTGCACGCGACACGCAGCGACCCGGAAAAGCTCCCGGACGTGACGTTCATGGCAGGCACTCAGGGCCTGGAAGTGGACTTTCACACCCAGGGCAAGGACAAGCAGCGCACAGACTACAGCGTCAAAGAGATCGACGTCGCCACGAGCGGAAAGGCGAACGGAGACTCGGGCGAGACCCGCGCGTCGGTCGGTGTATATTACCGCACGGAAGAGCTCGCCGTGCTCAGCGGCGGTGTCGGTCTCGACTTCGAGCGCCTCATTCGCTCGAACGCAAAGCAGGCGCTGTCCATGCTCGCAAACGCTCCAATCGATGCGCGCCTTGCCGTACCGGACCGCGGCCTAGGACAGCTGCCCGAGCAGGTGCGCGTAGAAGGCTTCGAAGGCAGCGTCGCCGCGGACGTGCGCTTTCGCGGAAGCGTTGCGGAACCGGAGGTCGAGGCAGCGGTGTTCGCTTCCCGCATCAAGCCGGAGAGCAGCCGCCTCGCGCAGCCCCTCGACGGCGTCGTACGCGCGCACTACGTCGCCAAGACAGGCGACTTCGATGGTTCCGCCGAGGTCAAGGTCAAGGGTCGACGAGTCGCGCTCGGGAAGAGCTCCGGCAACGCGAGCTGGGCAGACATCAAGGCGGGACGCTCGGTCTCCGAAGACTGGTGGCAAGTCGGCGCCACGCTGAAGCTCGAAGATCTACCGATCGAAGCTTTCCCGCCCTTCTCGGACAACTTCATCCAAGCGAAGCTGACCGGGAGCTTGAGCGCCCAGCGGGCGAAGGGCAAGGCCCTCGTGGTCGCCAGCGTACGCGTCAAGGACCCGGTGCTGGATCGAGTGCGCCTGGGGCAAGGCTCCATTAGTTTCCGCTCGGATAATGAACGTGCGGACGCCACACTCAAGCTGAGCGACGCCGCGGGCAACCTCGAAGCGAGCGTGCGCACGGGGCTCGAGTGGGTCGAGCTATTCCCGGCGCTGGACCAACGCGCGAGCGTGCGCGTCGACCTGAGCGCATCGAACTACGACGCGGTCGTGTTGCAGCCGTTCCTGGATCGCATGTTCACGCAGGTGAGCGGCCGCGTGGATGGGAAGTTCCACGCCATCCTACGGCGCCAAGAACAGGGTCCAGACGCTGAAGGTCCTGGCTGGACCGGAACCATCGATGGCTCCGCAAACGTTCACGATGGCGTGCTTCAAATCACGACCCTGGGGCTCGAGCTCGAAGACGTGCGCTTCTCCGTGGACGCCAAGAGCGACGGGGTCGGGACCTCCATCGAGCTCTCAGGCTTGAAGGCCAAGGTGCGCTCCGACGTCGACAACGTCGAGGGCACTTCCCGCTTCTACATGAGCGGCCTGGAGCTCACCCGGGGCGCAGGCTGGCTGCGCATGGACTCCGTCCCGCTGCTGCTCGAAGGCGTGAACCAGGGTACGGGCACGGGCTATGCCACTTTCCGCATGGAGAAGATCCCCGAGGGCATGCGCCTCGAGCTGGATATCCCACGGCTGGAGGCCCGCCTGCCGCGTTCGTCGTCGCGGTCGGTCTACGATATCGACGACAACCCCGACATCCAAGTCGCCCAGCTGCTGCGTGAACCGAAGCGCAAGAGCGACGAGAAGCCCACGCTCTGGCTCGTACCCATCAAGCTCGGTCGCGAAGTGCGGGTAACCCGCAGTGACATGGAGGTCTACGTGCGCGGCGAACCCACGCTGCGACTCGAGGCCAAGCCCTCCCTCGAAGGCTTCATCGAGCTAGTGCCCGGCGGACGCATTCCGGCGCTCGGCAAAGCCTTCGTGATCGAACGCGGCTTGATCAGCTTCGATACGGGAGATCCCACGGATCCACACCTGAACGCCACCGCCTCCTGGCGCGCGGCGGACAACACCACCATCTACGTCGACGTGGCCGGTACGTTGAAGCACGCCGAGCTCAGCCTGCGCAGCGACCCACCGCGACCCGAACCCGAAATCATCGCGCTGATGCTAGGCGGCGTGAGCACCACGGGTGAAGACACCCAGCAGACCAGCGCCGGCGCGGACAACGCGGGCGGCGGCACCGGCTCTGCGGCGGTGAACATCGGTGGCGGCGTAGCCGCCATCGGCCTGAACGAACTCCTCGCGGATACGCCCCTCGGCGGCGTCGAGCTGCGCGCCGACGCCACCTCCAAGGCTGCCCCCTCCTACACCGCAGCCTATCGGGCGAGCAGCAAGGTCTACTTCGAAGGCACCTATCAAGCAGCCGACAACAGCGGAATTGACGACACCGTGAAGGAAGGTTTCACCGGAACCGTCGACTACCGCTTCTTGCCCAACTGGTCGCTGCGCACTCAGATCGGCAACACCGGCACGGCGCTCGACCTGATTTGGCAGTACCGCTACTGAGCTCGCCCTCCCGCTGCGCGGCTCAAGGCTTGCGCGCGCTGGCGCAACCGATGTTGAGCGTCAGCTCGAACTTGCCCTCAGACCAGTACTTGTCGATGGCATCGTAAACATAGCGGAGCGGCGCCGAGAGCTGATCCAAACCGAGGGTCGCTTCGAACTCAGGCACCAACATCAGCCGCGTCACCGGATCTTCGGCGAAGGCGCGACCGCTATCGAAGCCGAGGTGTGTCTGTCGGACCTCGATGTCCACGTCATACAGGCCCACGGCTTCGAGCTCTTCCTCCAGGGACTCGAGGCTCGGACGCGCGTCACCAGCACCTTCGACGCGCTTGCCGAAGTCCCCCTGATCGCTCTTCAACGCATACTCTCGGAACAGATCATCGACCTCGATGAAAGAGCCGCGGAGAGGTAGCGCGACCAGCGCCTGACCCCCGGAGTACAGCACCCGGGACAGCTCGCTGAACAGCAACTGGCGTTGATGCGCGGTCGCCGTCGGATGGAGCAGCAGGCTATGGGAGAACTCGGCGTCGTTTAGTTCCGTGGGGAACGTCGTCGCGATGCGGTAGTCCAGCGTCGCCTCGGTCACCGTGGCTGCCTTGTTGCGCGCGAGCTCGATGGCTGGTTCGTTGGCGTCGATGCCGACGATCACGCTCCCCGGGAGCTTCTCGACCAACTCACGATCCGGGTAGCCGGTGCGACAGCCGATGTGCGCCATGCGCACCGGGCCTCCCGCCAGCATCATCTCTTGCGCGAGATCCGCGAAGAGTCCCAGATAGCGCGGCACGACGAAGGTCTCGATGACCGCCGCGTCTGCAGGGCTGAGCGTGAGGGTACCGGCCACTTCGGGGTCAGGTATCAACCCTCGGCATCTGAATCAATGGACTGTCGGGCCCCAATGCGACCTTTTGCGACTCCAGCGCCGCACGGGAAGCATCCACACGGTTCACGGGCTATACCGGACTGGCAGATGACTCCGGCAGCAGTGTGGACAGCCATAGCGGCAGCCGCCTTGACGGCATTTGGAGGCTTGGTCCCACGGCAGAGCGCGCAAGCGGCGGCGATGGCCCTCCCAGGCTCTCCGGAAGCGCTCCAGAGCCAATGCCCCCGAGGCACGCTGCCGGACAACGCCGTCTGCATCCCGGTCCCCACCCGTGACGACCCCGGGCTCGAGCCCCTCGGCGCCGAACAGAATCGGCATCGCGACAAGCTGGGGAACTGGGTCGTCTACGACCAGATCCCAAGGCGCCCCGACCGCCCAGCTGACTATCGCAAGTACCGCTATCCGGTGCCTCCGCTGAAGAGCCAGTCGCTGGTGGTGAGTGGCTACGATCTTCACCTACACGACGCAGACCAACGCCGCGGCTCGAACCTCAAGGCGGTAGGCCATGGCGGCATCGATCTGGCCCAGCGTCGCAACACCGAGGTGCGTCTCGTGAACCTCGAACACCAGGTTGGAGACGCCGACGTAGTCTTCGTTGGCGAGCTATTCGGCAACTCGGTGGTCACGCGCCATGCGCTGCGCGAGGGCGGTCAGCTGCGAGAGTACGTGGTGATTTACGGTCACCTCGCCGGTCCAGCTCCGGGGCTCAAAGCCGGTGACAACGTGCGCGAAGGTTCGCTGCTCGGCTTCGTCGGCGACTCCGGTAGCGCCGGCGATGTGCACCTGCACCTGGAGATCCGCCGGGTGCGGCCGAAGGTGGACATCTCTCAACTGGTGGGCTCCGCCATCGCCAAGAGTTCGAACAGCGTGGTGTGCGATCCGCGCAATGTGCTCCCGCTGGCTGAGTAGTCGACGCGCCTCGACGCGCATCCCAGAAGCCGAAGCCAGCGTACCCTCACCCCCAAAACCAAGCGCTCGGTTATCCCGCGCTGGAGGCTACGGGACGAGCTTGTAGCCGTAGCCGTATACCGTGAGGATATGCTCGGGCTGATTCGGCGTCGCTTCGAGCTTCTTGCGCAGCTTGACCACGAAGTTGTCGATGCTGCGATTGGTTGGGTTCGCTTCGACACCCCAAATCCGCTCCAGAATCTCCTCGCGCTTCACGGGCTGGCCCTGACGCTCGTACAGCAACTTCAGCAACTCCACCTCGTAGAAGCTGAGCTTCTCCGACGCTCCGTCCTTCTCGAGCAGGTGAGCCGCGACATGCACCGTCGTCTCGCCGATCTTGAAGCTCAGGAGCTCCGACGGGCGGTTCAAGCGGCGGAACAGCGCCCGGATGCGCGCTACGAGCTCACCCACGCTGAAGGGCTTCGTGACGTAGTCGTCGGCGCCGGAGTCCAGCCCACGGATCTTGTCCGCTTCTTGAGAACGCGCCGTGAGCATCACAATCGGCACCGCGGGATCGCTCCGGCGAATCGTCTCACACACCTGGTAGCCGTTCATGTCCGGCAGCATCAAGTCGAGCAGGATGCAGTCGGGACGCTCGCTCTTGGCGGCGTCCACACCGCCGCGCCCGTTGCTGCGACTCACGACATCGAAGCCCTCGAAGCGCAGGGCATCCTCGAGGCCCAGCACGATGTGCGGCTCGTCCTCGATGATCAGGATCTTGCGTCTGCCAGCACCCACCGCTCGCACGCTTAACACTGATCGCTCGCGCCGTCCGCCGTGGTGTGAGCGCGACGATCGCGGCGTCGCGAACGCAAAAAAGGCGGCGCGCCGAAGCGCACCGCCCTTTGCTTTCCTAGGCCTGACTCACTTCAGCGCGGTGACCGTGGTGTCCTCCAAGGAGGCACCCTTACACGCGATGAAGGTCGTCGCGCCGCGTGCGGGCGTCTCGGCTTGGTCGCCGAAGAAGCGCAGCACCTGACGCTGCGACGCGGGGCAGCGAGCGATCAAGTCCGGGTTGCCCTGCGCCTCGTCGACGTAGCACCAACCGGTGACGGCGGGCGCCACCTCGTTGAGGCAGAGGTTCAGGTCGTTGCCCGTCAGCTGGAGGATCTCGCAGTACAGGTAGTCGTCGCAGGTGCGACCCGTGTCACCACCGCAGACTCCGGTGCGCGTCAGCTCCGCCTTCACCGCCTTGATGACGGCGTCGTCGGCGTCAGCGCGACCGGCGCGAGCGCAGTTCAGGTTCTCCTTCTGCTCCGGCGGAACAGACTCGATGATCTTGCAGGGCACCTGCGCCGCCAGGTTCGGATCCGGGTTCTCGGAGTCGGGCTGCAGCTTACGCGGCAGGCACTTCTCGTTGAGCGCTTCCTTCAGGCGGTCGATGATCGCCGTCACCGCAGGACGGTAGCCGTAGTCCGCCGCGCCGTTGGCGAGCGTCTTCGGGCAGATGGAGGCGATGATCGAGTTGTCTCCGTAGCCCTCAAGCGCGCTCAAGAGGCGCGTGCCGGGGTAGCCCTTTGCCTTGTTCTGCTGACCCACTCCCGTGCAGAGCGGCTTGTTCACGTCGATGTCGCGCTGGCTCTCGCAGTCGCAGGCGCCGCTGTCACACGGGTTCTCTGTGAGGTCGAAGATGCAGGCGTACTGGAGGTCGGTCGCTTCGCCGCTGGCGTTCGAGGTGTCGTAGTCGTTGCCGTTCAGGCCGTTGGCGCCGGGTAGCGACTCGTTGACGAAGGGGTTGGTGCCGCTGCGCGCGAACGCCGTCTCCTGCATGAAGGGGTCGGTCGGGTTCTTGAACTGGTGGCGAACCTTCACGTCCTCTGCTTCACAGCCGCTATCGCCACCCGCGACGGGGGTGCCAAGAATGGCCTCCCAGCGGTTGAGAGACCTGAGCTGTGGTGCCGTCAGGTACTTGAGCGAGCCGTCCGCGTTGGGGCACGCCTCGGGGTCATCATTGCAAGTCTCCTGGGTGGCTTCGAGATCCTGCCAGGGTACGCCGACGATACCGGCGAAGAAGACCAGCGACGCGTCGCGGGTCGGGCGACCTTCGCTCTTCAGGTCCTTGTAGATCGGGTTGTCCTTCTTGACCGGATCGCAACCGTTGTAGCCCACGGTGACCTGGATCTTGCTCAGACCCTCGACGTAGCGATCGACGGGGTAGAGGAAGTCGATACCCGAGCGACGCTTCTGATCCCAGCAGCGGAGGTTCGGGCTGTCGCCGCCGAGAGGTGGTCCCTTGCACTCGTCAGCCTTTGCCGGACAGCCGTCTCGCTGGCCCTGAGCGCACGAGTAGCAGCAGTTGGAGTTCGGGTCCGTCTCACACGTGGCGGTCGGGCGGTAGCCGAATGCATCGACGTCAGCCGCAAACCAGAACTGGCCGCCTTGCTGAATCGAGCAATCGTTCTCGTCCGTCAGCATGATGACCGCGAGCAGCGAGTCGGGGCGCAGGAACTCCGCACGCTGAGCGATCAAGGCATCGTCTGTACCCACCTTGCCGACGCAGGCGTTGCCGGTGTCACTCGCGTTGCAAGGCTGACGCTGCAGGCTCGCCGGCGGATCCGGATCCACGAGGAAGCGGTACCAGGACTCGAGCGAGGCCTCGTAACCACAGCCAGACTCGCCAGTGGCCGACACGTGGGCCTGGAAGTCGTTGATCAGCTGACCCGAGTCGCCGACGCCACCCCAGCTGAGGAAGCCGTTGTCACCGGCAAGGCCGGGGCGCTGGGTACCCATGAGGTGACCTTGGTCATCCTCAGGCGGCGTGTTGGCGGCGCAACCGGAAACGGAGCCGGCACCCGCGTCACCCAAGCTCGAGCTGATGACGCCGAGGTGGAAGTCCTTGATGGGGCGGAACTCACGCTCGAAGCCGCTCGGGCAGTCGGCATCGGGAGCCGTAGGCTGAGTTGGCGCCAGCGCACCCGCGCCGTCCACGCAGAACGGATTGACGAGGCGGTTCACCAGGTCAGGGACGGCGTCCCGCAACACCGCCTGCTTGTCAGCCATCGACGCTGAGTTGTCGATCATGAACAGCAGGTCGATCTTATCGACCGCGGTCTGCGTGATCTGGTCGACGAAGAGGTTCGACGTGTTCGGGTTGAGGGGGCTCACCGGGCGATCGAGACAGCCTGCGGTGCTCGCGCTACCGAGGCCGATCAGGGCCAACCCACCCAGCCCCATGCGCAGGAACCGCCCAAAGGGGCGACGGCGGCGGGGACTGGAAGCAGTGTTTTCGACGTTGGGAAGCGTACTCATGAACCTCTTGGCTCCTGCTGATCTGGCTACTCCACCGGATCCTGACGCTGCGAAAACACAGCCGGATCCAACATTGGCGAGGCAGCCTAAGTGTTCGAGACCATTGCTGTCAACGACTGCCGAGGAGGCGAGCTACGTGCTCAGCCCCAGGTGTCTGATTCCGCTCTTAGCAGACGACCGCGCGGATTTGCCGAGGGCTTCCCCGACGCCTCCACCCGTGTTGATGGACCCAGCCACTCTCCGGTTAAGGGTGCGCGGGGAGTTGTGCACCCCACGTGCCATGTTAGTCGCCGTAAGTCGCCTGGATCAGCGGACCTCCCCCCCAAACCCGCGCGCGCTGGGATTCGAGGCCTTTTGCGCCTCCTTGCACACACTGCCCAAGGCGCTTGCCGACTTCTTTTTTTGGGGGAGAGGGCACGGCGCTTAGGAACAGCCGCCTGCCAGGTGCCAACTTAGTTGTCAGCAGCGTCAACCGAGTTGGCAGGCTCTAGCCCTGGATCCAGCGCTCGGTCCGCTTCGCCCACCTCGACCTCTGTCTGGGCCGGCTCTTCCTCACGCCCCAACACATCCCGCAATGCAGCCAGCTGTTTCTTGCCGACTCCGCGCACAGCCAGCACCTGCTCGTCACTTGCTCGTCGGATGCGAGCGACTGAGCCAAACGCCGCGAGCAGCGCCTTGCGCAGCACCGGACCTACCCCCGGCACGTCATCGAGCTGCGACCCGAGTCGCCGCTTCTTACCTAACTGCTTACGCCCCCGGTTCGCGAAGCGGTGCGCTTCATCTCGAGCGTGGGCGAGCATGTAGAGCTCCGGGCTGTTGGGCTTGAGCGCGACCGGGTTCTTCTGACCTGGGAGGTAGACGCGGTCGACCACCTTCTCCTCTCCCGGGCGCTCTCGCTCCTTCGCGAGACCCACGATGGGCAGGTTGAACAGCCCCAGGTCCTGGGCGGCAGTGAGAGCCACGCCGAGCTGTCCCTTGCCACCATCCACCACGAACAGGTCCGGCAGATCCCACTCCGCCTCCCGGCTTCCCAAGGTGTCCGTGGCGGCTTCATCCTTTGCTTCCTGCTCGGCGGCCTTTTTTCCTCGCAGAAATCGCCGACTCAGCACTTCATACATCGCGCCGTAGTCGTCACCCTCCGATGCGAGCCGGACTTGAAACGAGCGATAGCGTGCCTTGTCCGGCTTTCCGTCCTTCAGCGCGACGATGGAGCCAACGGTATCCCGGCCGCCCAAGTGTGAGATGTCGCAGCACTCGATTCTGCGCGGTAAAGCGGGGAGCCGAAGGCGTTGTTGGATGCGGCCGAGGCGCTCATCCATGTCCTCCCCTGCCCGCTTCTTCTCGGTGAAGGCATGACGCGCGTTGTCCATGGCCAGCTCCAGCAGCTGGCGGCGAGGTCCCCGAGCAGGCGCGAGCACCTGGCAGCGTCGCGCACGTTGACCTTGCGCCTCGAGCACGACGGCGCGGCGCTCCGAGAGCCACTCCGCGACGCCTTCGGCCGCGTCGGGCAGCACAGGCACCAAGACTTCATCGGGGATCCAAGCGTTCGCCGGCCCGTCTTCCGCGTAGTGATCCCGCAGGAAGGCGGCCACCAGCTCGTCGTCGGGCAGCTCGAGGCGTGGGTAGGAGAAGGTTGCTGCCTCCACGACGCGCCCTTTGCGAATGTACAACACCGCGAGCTCCACCAGGTCGCCTTCACGGTAGAGCCCCATCACGTCCTGGTCGCGATCGGTAACCACCACAACGCGCTGTTGCTGGCGCACGACGCTGACCGCGCGGAGTTGGTCGCGGTAGGTGGCGGCGAGCTCGAACTGCATCGCGTGGCTCGCGTCGTACATCCGCGACTCCAGTTCTTCGGACAGCTCGTCGTGCCGATCCTCGAGGAAGAGCGCCACGGATCGCACCTGCTGCGAGTAGTGATCCTCGTCGATCGCGTAGACGCAAGGCGCCGGACAGCGCTTGATCTGATACTGCAGACACGGTCGTTTCCGCGAGGCGAGCTCACTGTCGCTGCACGTCCGCAGCTGAAAGTGCTTCTCCACCAGGTGCAAGGTGCGGCGTGCCGCCGTGGCCGAATGGAAAGGACCGAAGTAGCGCGCGCCGTCATCGTTTGGACGGCGCACCAGCTCGAGGCGGGGCCAGCGCTGACCTCCCTGGTTTTCTCCACGCAGATCCAGGCGCAGCGTGAGGTACTCCTTGTCGTCCCTCAGCTTGACGTTGAAGCGCGGCTGACGCTCCTTGATCAAGCTGTTCTCGAGGATCGCGGCTTCCTTCTCGGTGGAAGTGACGAAGGTCTCGAGATCCGCGACGCTCTTCAACAGCAACGGGATGAAGGCGCGCACATCGCTGCTGCCCTCTTGAAAGTAGCTTCGCACGCGCGAACGCAGGCTCTTCGCCTTGCCGACGTAGAGCGGCTTGCCCTTCTTGTCGCGGAAGACGTAGCAGCCGGGGCGCGCAGGCAGGGCGTCGAGCTTCTCCTGAACCAGCGTGGGCCAGCGCTCGGAAGCGGACTCTGCGGTCGATTCTTGCTCTGCGGCTTGGTCGTCCATGTCTACCGGCTGGCGCGGCACTACGATGTCTTCTGGCTCGTTGGCGGCGCCTGATCGCCGCCTCTCCCCGCCCCGGCTGTGGCCAAAGCAGGGTTCTTGCGGCTGGTTCTTAGCACGCCCGTTGGTCCGCTGATCAGCGCTGCTTGCTTGACGGATCGCAGACCCGTTTTCAAGATGCGCGGGCTCATGCGCATCGCCGGTCGCGACATCCCCCGAGCCGCAGTGAAGACAGCGCTCAGCCTTGGAATCGCCCTGATCGCCGGGCTGGCTATTGGGCTCCTACTCACCCCCAAAGGCCCAAAGCCAGACGACGTGAAGGAGCAGGCACCCGAGGTGTGGCTACTTGGCAAGCCACTCCCCCTCGACGACCAGGCGACGTCGCGGGCCGTGGAGCGAGTGCGAACCTACGTCACACGACGCTTCGCGCTGGAGATCGCAGGCGAGGATCCAAAACGGATCCAGCCCGGACGCCTGGGAGTCGAGATCGACAAGGTGCGGCTCTCCGAGCTGGTGCGGGACGCCCAGGACCCCACGAGCCCCATGCGCCGAGTTTGGCGCAACGGGGACAAGAGCCAGCGCATCGACCTCCCGGTGCCCATCGTCATCGACACCGACTCGGCGCTGCCTACCCTGCTCTCCCTCAAGGGTGAGCTCGACCGGCTGCCTGTCGACGCGCGTCTGGATCTGGAGAAGCGCGTGATGGTTCCCGAGGTGATGGGACGGCAGCTCGACGTCGATTTGACCCTCGCTTCTTTCCGCACGGCGCTCCTGCATGGCGAAGATCGCGCTCAAGTGGTGTTCGAAGAGCAGCGCCCGCGTCGCGTGAGCAAAGAACTCGAAGGCGTTTCATTCGATCACGTGCTGGGCGCCTTTGAAACGCCCTACGACCGTTCCCAGCGCGCGCGAGAACGCACCTTCAATCTGCGCCTAGCGGCTTCGCGGCTTGACGGACACGTGTTGATGCCTGGCGAGGTCTTCGACTTCAACGACGTCGTGGGGCCGCGGGACGAAGCCGCCGGCTACAAAGTGGCCGCCGTCATCGCCCAGGGCGAGCTGGTCGACGGGATCGGTGGCGGTACCTGCCAAATCTCGGGGACGCTCCACGGCGCTGCGTTCTTTGCCGGGCTGGAGGTGGCGGAACGCTACCCCCACACGCGCCCGAGCTCGTACATCAAGATGGGAATGGACGCGACGGTGGTGTACCCGACCATCAACTTCCGCCTGAAGAACAACCAGAGCTTCCCCATCGTGCTGCATGAGACCGTGCGCGGAGGCAAAGTCCGCGCGGAAATTCTCGGACCGGTCCCAGCGAAGACAGTGACCCTGATTCGCCGCGTCCTCACCACCATCCCCTACGACGAGATCGAACGCCCAGATCCCGCGCTGAAGAGCGGAGTGCGTGTGTTGGCCCAGCGCGGAGTCCCAGGATTCAGGCTGCGCCGCTACCGAGTCACGCGGGACGGCCCCCACGCGATCCGCGAGCGCTGGGACGAAACCTACCCACCCACGCAGCAGATCATTCGCGTGGGCAGCTCGAGCGACGGCAAAGAGAAGGCAAACGACGACCCCCACGGGGAGTACCTCGCGGACGAGCTCCTGGTGATCACCAAGAGCACCGACGAAAAGGACCCGAAGCAAGTCGAGTTCCGGGAGAATCGGGAGAAGGGCAAGTACGGCGAGCCGGGCTGGACCAAAGAGGCCGGGATGCCCATCTACGAGCACCACAGCGGCAAAGCAGAGGAGTAGCCCTCCGAGCGGCCGAAGCCACGCGCTGGCAAGCCAAAGAATGGCTGCAAAGTGGGGCGCTTTTGGTTAGCCTCCAGGCCATGACGCGTTCGTCTTTGCTCTTCGTGCTGCTTTGCTCCCCCTTGGCCATCGCCTGCGGTGGAGGCGCGGTCGCGAGCGTCCCCAACATCGAGCCGGTGTACGCGCCGATGCCCGAGACCAACGACCTCGACGACGAAACAATCGAAGAGGACGAGGAGGAGTCGGACGGGCCCGCTGACGCAGCGAAGCCAGCTGACGACGGCGACAAGGACGACGCGGACGACGGCGACGAGGACGACGACGACAAGGCCGACGCGAAGGACGCCAAGCCTGGCAAGGCCGACGCGAAGGCGCCAAAGAGCGACCCCAAAGCGGACGCCAAGGCCCCTGCCAAGAAGTAGGTGCGCCGCTTGCGAGCTGGCCACCGCTCAGGTTCCCGCCTCGAGTTGCTGGGTCTAATTCATGTGGCCCATTCGTGATCGCCTCTACCTCGGCGACTACGCGTCCGGCGTAGCTGCCCTCGCTGGCGTGCGCCGGCCGCTTCCCTCCGGGGAGCTGGCGCCATTCG
This portion of the Polyangiaceae bacterium genome encodes:
- a CDS encoding class I SAM-dependent methyltransferase translates to MAGTLTLSPADAAVIETFVVPRYLGLFADLAQEMMLAGGPVRMAHIGCRTGYPDRELVEKLPGSVIVGIDANEPAIELARNKAATVTEATLDYRIATTFPTELNDAEFSHSLLLHPTATAHQRQLLFSELSRVLYSGGQALVALPLRGSFIEVDDLFREYALKSDQGDFGKRVEGAGDARPSLESLEEELEAVGLYDVDIEVRQTHLGFDSGRAFAEDPVTRLMLVPEFEATLGLDQLSAPLRYVYDAIDKYWSEGKFELTLNIGCASARKP
- a CDS encoding M23 family metallopeptidase, whose protein sequence is MTPAAVWTAIAAAALTAFGGLVPRQSAQAAAMALPGSPEALQSQCPRGTLPDNAVCIPVPTRDDPGLEPLGAEQNRHRDKLGNWVVYDQIPRRPDRPADYRKYRYPVPPLKSQSLVVSGYDLHLHDADQRRGSNLKAVGHGGIDLAQRRNTEVRLVNLEHQVGDADVVFVGELFGNSVVTRHALREGGQLREYVVIYGHLAGPAPGLKAGDNVREGSLLGFVGDSGSAGDVHLHLEIRRVRPKVDISQLVGSAIAKSSNSVVCDPRNVLPLAE
- a CDS encoding response regulator transcription factor, which encodes MRAVGAGRRKILIIEDEPHIVLGLEDALRFEGFDVVSRSNGRGGVDAAKSERPDCILLDLMLPDMNGYQVCETIRRSDPAVPIVMLTARSQEADKIRGLDSGADDYVTKPFSVGELVARIRALFRRLNRPSELLSFKIGETTVHVAAHLLEKDGASEKLSFYEVELLKLLYERQGQPVKREEILERIWGVEANPTNRSIDNFVVKLRKKLEATPNQPEHILTVYGYGYKLVP
- the uvrC gene encoding excinuclease ABC subunit UvrC; the protein is MDDQAAEQESTAESASERWPTLVQEKLDALPARPGCYVFRDKKGKPLYVGKAKSLRSRVRSYFQEGSSDVRAFIPLLLKSVADLETFVTSTEKEAAILENSLIKERQPRFNVKLRDDKEYLTLRLDLRGENQGGQRWPRLELVRRPNDDGARYFGPFHSATAARRTLHLVEKHFQLRTCSDSELASRKRPCLQYQIKRCPAPCVYAIDEDHYSQQVRSVALFLEDRHDELSEELESRMYDASHAMQFELAATYRDQLRAVSVVRQQQRVVVVTDRDQDVMGLYREGDLVELAVLYIRKGRVVEAATFSYPRLELPDDELVAAFLRDHYAEDGPANAWIPDEVLVPVLPDAAEGVAEWLSERRAVVLEAQGQRARRCQVLAPARGPRRQLLELAMDNARHAFTEKKRAGEDMDERLGRIQQRLRLPALPRRIECCDISHLGGRDTVGSIVALKDGKPDKARYRSFQVRLASEGDDYGAMYEVLSRRFLRGKKAAEQEAKDEAATDTLGSREAEWDLPDLFVVDGGKGQLGVALTAAQDLGLFNLPIVGLAKERERPGEEKVVDRVYLPGQKNPVALKPNSPELYMLAHARDEAHRFANRGRKQLGKKRRLGSQLDDVPGVGPVLRKALLAAFGSVARIRRASDEQVLAVRGVGKKQLAALRDVLGREEEPAQTEVEVGEADRALDPGLEPANSVDAADN
- a CDS encoding VanW family protein, whose translation is MRGLMRIAGRDIPRAAVKTALSLGIALIAGLAIGLLLTPKGPKPDDVKEQAPEVWLLGKPLPLDDQATSRAVERVRTYVTRRFALEIAGEDPKRIQPGRLGVEIDKVRLSELVRDAQDPTSPMRRVWRNGDKSQRIDLPVPIVIDTDSALPTLLSLKGELDRLPVDARLDLEKRVMVPEVMGRQLDVDLTLASFRTALLHGEDRAQVVFEEQRPRRVSKELEGVSFDHVLGAFETPYDRSQRARERTFNLRLAASRLDGHVLMPGEVFDFNDVVGPRDEAAGYKVAAVIAQGELVDGIGGGTCQISGTLHGAAFFAGLEVAERYPHTRPSSYIKMGMDATVVYPTINFRLKNNQSFPIVLHETVRGGKVRAEILGPVPAKTVTLIRRVLTTIPYDEIERPDPALKSGVRVLAQRGVPGFRLRRYRVTRDGPHAIRERWDETYPPTQQIIRVGSSSDGKEKANDDPHGEYLADELLVITKSTDEKDPKQVEFRENREKGKYGEPGWTKEAGMPIYEHHSGKAEE